In Paracoccus fistulariae, a single window of DNA contains:
- a CDS encoding pyridoxal phosphate-dependent aminotransferase, translating to MTIPPFAPLPASLPATVPFVGPETLQRRMGQDFAARLGANENGFGTSPRALQAMRDEAANIWQYGDATSHDLTQALARHHGVAPGNIIVGEGIDGLLGVLVRLMIAPGDAVVTSDGAYPTFNYHVAGFGGALHKVPYRDDAEDPQALLDLAGQVGARLVYLANPDNPMGSWHKAGVIRQMLEDLPAGSLLVLDEAYAEFAPSEAIPQIAPDDPRVIRMRTFSKAYGMAGARIGYAIGHPELIAGFDRIRNHFGVNRIAQAGALAALQDQDWLAQVQALVAASRDRIADIAVRNGLTALPSATNFVALDTGRDGDYARDLVAALQDLGVFVRMPGVAPLDRCIRVSCAPEDQMAVLEERLPVALAKLG from the coding sequence ATGACCATACCGCCCTTTGCCCCGCTGCCCGCATCGCTGCCTGCGACGGTTCCCTTTGTCGGGCCGGAAACCCTGCAACGCCGGATGGGGCAGGATTTCGCCGCACGTCTGGGCGCGAATGAAAACGGCTTCGGCACCTCGCCCCGCGCGCTGCAGGCGATGCGGGATGAGGCCGCGAATATCTGGCAATATGGCGATGCGACCAGCCACGATCTGACGCAGGCGCTGGCCCGGCATCACGGCGTCGCGCCCGGCAATATCATCGTGGGCGAGGGGATCGACGGGCTTCTGGGGGTGCTGGTGCGGCTGATGATCGCGCCGGGCGATGCGGTGGTGACATCGGACGGGGCCTATCCCACCTTCAACTATCACGTCGCGGGCTTTGGCGGTGCGCTGCATAAGGTGCCCTATCGCGACGATGCCGAGGATCCGCAGGCGCTGCTGGATCTGGCGGGGCAGGTGGGGGCGCGGCTGGTCTATCTGGCCAATCCGGACAACCCGATGGGAAGCTGGCACAAGGCTGGGGTGATCCGGCAGATGCTGGAAGATCTGCCCGCTGGCAGCTTGCTGGTGCTGGATGAGGCCTATGCCGAATTCGCCCCGTCCGAGGCAATACCGCAGATCGCGCCGGATGATCCCCGCGTGATCCGCATGCGTACCTTTTCAAAGGCCTACGGGATGGCCGGTGCGCGGATCGGCTATGCCATCGGGCATCCGGAGCTGATCGCGGGGTTTGACCGGATCCGAAATCATTTCGGCGTCAACCGCATCGCGCAGGCCGGGGCACTGGCGGCGCTGCAGGATCAGGACTGGCTGGCACAGGTTCAGGCGCTGGTCGCCGCCTCGCGCGACCGGATCGCGGATATCGCGGTGCGGAACGGGCTGACGGCCCTGCCAAGCGCGACGAATTTCGTGGCGCTGGATACCGGGCGCGACGGTGATTATGCGCGGGATCTGGTGGCGGCCCTGCAGGATCTGGGTGTCTTTGTCCGCATGCCGGGCGTGGCGCCGCTGGATCGCTGCATCCGCGTCAGCTGCGCGCCCGAGGATCAGATGGCGGTGCTGGAAGAGCGGTTGCCGGTGGCGCTGGCCAAGCTGGGCTGA
- a CDS encoding MATE family efflux transporter codes for MFGRYAPHVAATLSLGLPLIGSHIARMAIGVADTVMVGWYGIAELAALVIATSFFHLMFFLGMGFGIGVMGVIATALARGDETEVRRATRMALWLSVGFSLLLMPVMWHAEPILLALGQTPLTAQLAQDYLRIAGWGLSLGLAGLTLNSYLAALERPQVIMWITLAGLPVNAALNWVFIFGNLGAPELGVRGAAIASVMTQFIQLVLLVLYVNWLPMARKYNLFQRFWKPDWQAMWQVARIGWPIGVTTVAEGGLFVASNIMMGWIGTQELAAHGIALQITSITFMVHLGLSNAATVRVGQAKGRNDALWMRDAAVTVIAISTAFAVIAIAIYLLFAPQLVSLYLSPDDPEAPAIIALGAYLLAYAALFQFTDAMQVIALGFLRGVHDTRVPMWIAGFSYWVVGLPVAYVLAFTLQIGPAGLWLGLCVGLTVAAILLMMRFWRGLARGDWTAPTPAV; via the coding sequence ATGTTTGGACGTTATGCCCCCCATGTCGCAGCGACCCTGTCGCTGGGCCTGCCTTTGATCGGCAGCCACATCGCCCGTATGGCGATCGGTGTGGCCGATACGGTCATGGTTGGCTGGTACGGGATCGCGGAACTGGCGGCGCTGGTCATTGCCACCTCTTTCTTCCATCTCATGTTCTTTCTGGGCATGGGGTTCGGCATCGGCGTGATGGGCGTCATCGCCACCGCGCTGGCGCGCGGCGATGAGACAGAGGTCCGCCGCGCCACCCGCATGGCGCTGTGGCTGTCGGTCGGGTTCTCATTATTGTTGATGCCGGTGATGTGGCATGCCGAGCCGATCCTTCTGGCGCTTGGCCAGACGCCCCTGACCGCGCAACTGGCGCAGGATTATCTGCGCATCGCGGGTTGGGGCCTGTCGCTGGGACTGGCCGGTCTGACGCTGAATTCCTATCTGGCGGCGCTGGAGCGTCCGCAGGTGATCATGTGGATCACGCTTGCGGGTCTGCCGGTCAATGCGGCGCTGAACTGGGTCTTCATCTTTGGCAATCTGGGTGCGCCAGAGCTGGGCGTGCGCGGTGCCGCGATTGCCAGCGTGATGACGCAGTTCATCCAGCTTGTGCTGCTGGTCCTTTATGTCAACTGGCTGCCCATGGCGCGGAAATACAACCTGTTCCAGCGGTTCTGGAAGCCGGACTGGCAGGCCATGTGGCAGGTGGCGCGGATCGGATGGCCGATTGGCGTGACGACCGTGGCCGAGGGCGGGCTTTTCGTGGCGTCGAATATCATGATGGGCTGGATCGGGACGCAGGAACTGGCGGCGCATGGGATCGCGCTGCAGATCACCTCGATCACCTTCATGGTGCATCTTGGCCTGTCCAATGCGGCGACGGTGCGGGTCGGTCAGGCCAAGGGGCGCAACGATGCGCTGTGGATGCGAGATGCGGCGGTGACCGTCATCGCGATCTCGACGGCCTTTGCGGTTATCGCGATTGCCATCTATCTGCTTTTCGCGCCGCAGTTGGTCAGCCTCTACCTGTCGCCCGACGATCCCGAGGCCCCGGCAATCATTGCCCTTGGCGCCTATCTGCTGGCTTATGCGGCGCTGTTTCAGTTCACCGATGCGATGCAGGTCATCGCCCTTGGCTTCCTGCGCGGCGTGCATGACACGCGGGTGCCGATGTGGATCGCGGGGTTCAGCTATTGGGTGGTGGGCCTGCCCGTGGCCTATGTTCTGGCCTTTACGCTGCAGATCGGACCTGCGGGCCTGTGGCTGGGGCTGTGCGTCGGTCTGACCGTGGCCGCGATTCTGCTGATGATGCGCTTCTGGCGGGGCCTTGCGCGTGGGGACTGGACCGCACCCACCCCTGCGGTCTAA
- a CDS encoding mechanosensitive ion channel family protein: MEEKIDVAGDVNTIVDKVEGWINGLIRLTPNLIAALILLVIFYVIGRMLSYGVRRTLARRGRPALANVGSAMMHWAFMILGFLLAATIVLPSLKPGDLLAGMGIGSVAIGFAFKDILQNMLSGILILLRQPFRIGDQVIVGDFEGTVEDIETRATYIKTYDGRRVVIPNSNIYTGSFVVNTAFDHRRSQYDIGIGCSDDWEKAMTLMTKAAAGCQGVLADPAPEALPVGIDAYQNTIRLRWWTKSDRASVIHTQGRVILAVYRALDDAGIDMPYPTEVMLFHDQTEETDGNRLTQREGWPAGRKAKDGEAEVPKPARDLARGNQPPREPA, translated from the coding sequence ATGGAAGAGAAAATCGATGTCGCGGGGGACGTCAACACCATCGTGGACAAGGTCGAGGGCTGGATCAACGGGCTGATCCGGCTGACCCCCAACCTGATCGCCGCCCTGATCCTGCTGGTCATCTTCTATGTCATCGGCCGGATGCTGTCCTATGGCGTGCGCCGCACGCTGGCACGCCGCGGACGCCCGGCCCTTGCCAATGTCGGCAGCGCCATGATGCATTGGGCGTTCATGATCCTGGGCTTTCTGCTGGCCGCCACGATCGTGCTGCCCTCGCTCAAACCCGGAGACCTTCTGGCCGGCATGGGCATCGGCTCGGTCGCCATCGGTTTCGCCTTCAAGGATATCCTGCAAAACATGCTGTCGGGCATCCTGATCCTGCTTCGGCAGCCCTTCCGGATCGGCGATCAGGTGATCGTCGGGGATTTCGAAGGCACCGTCGAAGATATCGAAACCCGCGCCACCTATATTAAAACCTATGACGGGCGGCGCGTGGTGATCCCGAATTCGAACATCTATACCGGCAGCTTCGTCGTGAACACGGCCTTTGACCACCGCCGGTCGCAATACGATATCGGCATCGGCTGCAGCGACGACTGGGAAAAGGCGATGACGCTGATGACCAAAGCGGCGGCAGGCTGCCAAGGCGTCCTCGCCGATCCCGCGCCCGAGGCACTGCCGGTCGGCATCGATGCCTATCAGAACACGATACGCCTGCGCTGGTGGACGAAATCAGATCGCGCCTCGGTCATTCATACGCAGGGCCGGGTGATCCTCGCGGTTTATCGCGCGCTGGATGATGCGGGCATCGACATGCCTTACCCGACCGAGGTGATGCTGTTCCACGATCAGACCGAGGAAACGGATGGAAACCGCCTGACACAACGCGAAGGCTGGCCCGCAGGCCGCAAGGCAAAGGACGGCGAGGCCGAGGTGCCGAAACCCGCCCGCGATCTCGCGCGGGGCAATCAGCCCCCCAGGGAACCCGCCTAG
- a CDS encoding aspartate carbamoyltransferase catalytic subunit, whose amino-acid sequence MSFRARHLLGIDHLSPQEIVALLDLAEEYVALNRRTIKHSDALSGMTQINMFFENSTRTQASFELAGKRLGADVMNMSMQTSSVKKGETLIDTALTLNAMHPDLLVVRHPSSGAVNLLAEKVNCAVINAGDGRHEHPTQALLDALTIRRAKGRLQRLTIAICGDIAHSRVARSNLILLGKMENRIRLIGPNTLMPAGVAEMGVELFQDMREGLKGADVVMMLRLQRERMDGGFIPSEREYFHRWGLDAEKLALAAPDAIVMHPGPMNRGIEIDGTIADDINRSVIQDQVEMGVAVRMAALDLLARNLRAERGRAAAGVMV is encoded by the coding sequence ATGAGTTTTCGCGCCCGTCATCTTCTGGGGATCGACCATCTCTCTCCGCAAGAGATCGTCGCGCTTCTGGATCTGGCCGAGGAATATGTCGCCCTGAACCGCCGCACGATCAAACATTCCGACGCGCTGTCGGGCATGACGCAGATCAATATGTTCTTCGAAAACTCGACCCGGACACAGGCCAGTTTCGAACTGGCGGGCAAACGGCTGGGCGCGGATGTGATGAACATGTCGATGCAGACCAGCAGCGTGAAGAAGGGCGAAACCCTGATCGACACGGCGCTGACGCTGAACGCCATGCATCCCGATCTGCTGGTCGTGCGCCATCCCAGCAGCGGCGCGGTCAACCTGCTGGCGGAAAAGGTGAATTGCGCCGTCATCAATGCGGGCGATGGCCGTCACGAACATCCGACCCAGGCCCTGCTGGACGCGCTGACCATCCGCCGCGCGAAAGGCCGGTTGCAGCGCCTGACCATCGCCATCTGCGGCGATATCGCCCATAGCCGCGTGGCCCGGTCGAACCTGATCCTGCTGGGCAAGATGGAAAACCGCATCCGCCTGATCGGCCCGAATACGCTGATGCCCGCGGGCGTGGCCGAGATGGGGGTCGAGCTGTTTCAGGACATGCGCGAGGGGCTGAAAGGCGCGGATGTGGTGATGATGCTGCGCCTGCAGCGCGAACGCATGGATGGCGGCTTCATCCCGTCCGAGCGGGAATATTTCCACCGTTGGGGTCTGGATGCGGAAAAGCTGGCTCTGGCGGCGCCGGATGCCATCGTCATGCATCCCGGCCCGATGAATCGCGGGATCGAGATCGACGGCACCATCGCCGATGACATCAACCGCAGCGTGATCCAGGATCAGGTCGAGATGGGGGTCGCCGTCCGCATGGCCGCGCTGGACCTTCTGGCCCGCAACCTGCGCGCCGAACGCGGCCGCGCCGCGGCAGGAGTGATGGTGTGA
- a CDS encoding Lrp/AsnC ligand binding domain-containing protein — translation MRPVFVQFRCEPGKTYEVADAIYDREIVSELYSTSGDYDLMAKVYVPEDEDVGRFLSENLFDIPHISRTLTTMTFRAF, via the coding sequence ATGCGACCCGTCTTCGTCCAGTTCCGCTGCGAGCCCGGCAAGACCTATGAGGTCGCCGATGCCATCTATGACCGCGAAATCGTCAGCGAGCTTTATTCGACCTCGGGCGATTACGACCTGATGGCCAAGGTCTATGTTCCAGAGGATGAGGATGTCGGCCGCTTCCTGTCGGAAAATCTGTTCGATATTCCGCATATCAGCCGGACCCTGACCACGATGACCTTCCGCGCCTTCTAG
- a CDS encoding DUF1992 domain-containing protein yields the protein MRWFERIAQRQMDAAAARGDLSGLPGEGKPLDRARLRESTDDVLHRMMSDAGFVPPEIAYQKEVEAKRAILAQIEDEDERKALQKQIALLELKRAMSADARRVTRRG from the coding sequence ATGCGCTGGTTCGAACGCATCGCGCAGCGTCAGATGGATGCCGCCGCAGCGCGCGGCGATCTCAGCGGATTGCCGGGCGAGGGCAAGCCGCTGGACCGCGCAAGGCTGCGGGAAAGCACGGATGACGTTCTGCATCGGATGATGTCCGATGCAGGCTTCGTCCCGCCCGAAATCGCATATCAGAAAGAGGTCGAGGCCAAGCGCGCCATCCTGGCCCAGATCGAGGATGAGGACGAACGCAAGGCGCTGCAAAAGCAGATCGCCCTGCTGGAACTGAAGCGCGCCATGTCGGCCGATGCCCGGCGCGTCACGCGGCGCGGCTGA
- the pyrC gene encoding dihydroorotase, which translates to MTQTYFTNARLIDPEGQTDQQGSLLVRDGVIEAISGVQEPAPEGATVIDCDGKALAPGLIDWGVKIGEPGERHKESFRSAGRAAAAGGVTTIIARPDTMPPIDTPEALEFVTRRAADAPVNIRHMSSLTKAREGREMVEIGFLTDAGAVAFTDGVRPVTDSKILHRCMTYARGLDALIVGHPQDASLSRGAAATSGKFASLYGIPAVSPMAEVMGMDRDLALVQMTGCRWHADQITVAASLPAFERARSAGLDVTAGISIHHLTLNEFDVGDYRTFFRFTPPLRSEDDRQAMVQAVADGVIDVIASFHTPQDEESKRLPFEIAAPGAVGLQTLLPAALRLYHQGGLSLPQLWRAMSLNPAKRLGLPGGRLSKGAPADLVLFDPNAPFVLDRFSLLSKSKNTPFDGARLEGRVLGTWVAGQSVFKGDA; encoded by the coding sequence GTGACCCAGACTTACTTCACCAATGCCCGCCTGATCGACCCCGAAGGCCAGACCGACCAGCAAGGCAGTCTGCTGGTCCGCGATGGCGTGATCGAGGCCATCTCTGGCGTGCAGGAACCCGCGCCCGAAGGCGCGACCGTCATTGACTGCGATGGCAAGGCCTTGGCTCCGGGGCTGATCGACTGGGGCGTGAAAATCGGCGAACCCGGCGAGCGTCACAAGGAAAGCTTCCGCAGCGCCGGACGGGCGGCGGCGGCAGGCGGCGTGACCACGATCATCGCCCGCCCCGACACAATGCCCCCCATCGACACGCCCGAGGCGCTGGAATTCGTCACCCGCCGTGCCGCCGATGCGCCGGTGAATATCCGCCACATGTCGTCGCTGACCAAAGCCCGCGAGGGCCGCGAGATGGTCGAGATCGGCTTTCTGACCGATGCCGGGGCGGTCGCCTTTACCGACGGCGTGCGCCCGGTCACCGACAGCAAGATCCTGCACCGCTGCATGACCTATGCGCGCGGGCTGGATGCGCTGATCGTGGGTCATCCGCAGGATGCCAGCCTGTCACGCGGCGCGGCGGCTACCAGCGGAAAATTCGCCAGCCTTTACGGCATTCCCGCCGTCTCTCCCATGGCCGAGGTGATGGGGATGGATCGCGATCTGGCACTGGTGCAGATGACCGGCTGCCGATGGCATGCCGATCAGATCACGGTGGCGGCCTCTCTGCCCGCATTCGAACGTGCCCGGTCGGCGGGGCTGGACGTCACCGCAGGGATCTCGATCCATCACCTGACGCTGAATGAATTCGATGTCGGCGATTACCGCACCTTCTTCCGCTTCACCCCGCCGCTGCGGTCCGAGGATGACCGGCAGGCCATGGTGCAGGCCGTGGCCGACGGCGTGATCGACGTGATCGCCAGCTTCCACACCCCGCAGGACGAAGAATCCAAACGCCTGCCATTCGAAATCGCCGCCCCCGGTGCGGTCGGGCTGCAAACCCTGCTGCCTGCGGCCCTGCGCCTGTATCATCAGGGCGGGCTGTCGCTGCCGCAGCTGTGGCGGGCCATGTCGCTGAACCCGGCGAAACGCCTTGGCCTGCCGGGCGGTCGCCTGAGCAAGGGCGCCCCCGCCGATCTGGTGCTGTTCGATCCCAACGCCCCCTTCGTGCTGGACCGCTTTTCGCTGCTGTCGAAATCGAAAAACACCCCCTTCGACGGCGCCCGGCTGGAAGGTCGCGTGCTGGGCACATGGGTCGCCGGGCAATCCGTATTCAAAGGTGACGCATGA
- the plsY gene encoding glycerol-3-phosphate 1-O-acyltransferase PlsY, whose protein sequence is MTLILWAIFGYLLGSVPFGIVITRALGLGDLRQIGSGNIGATNVLRTGNKPAALATLLLDSGKGAIAVLLARHFGGETAGILAGGAAFLGHCFPIWLGFRGGKGVATFLGTLIALHWPLGLIACAIWLLTALVSRISSLSALLAAALTPVFAWALGRNDLILVTSFMAALIFLRHHANIRRLLQGTEPRIGKKS, encoded by the coding sequence ATGACCCTGATCCTCTGGGCAATCTTCGGCTATCTGCTGGGCTCGGTCCCATTCGGCATCGTCATCACCCGCGCCCTTGGACTGGGCGATCTGCGGCAGATCGGGTCGGGCAATATCGGCGCGACAAATGTCCTGCGAACCGGGAACAAACCCGCCGCGCTGGCCACGCTTCTGCTGGACAGCGGCAAGGGTGCCATCGCCGTGCTGCTGGCCCGCCATTTCGGCGGCGAAACGGCAGGCATCCTTGCGGGCGGCGCAGCCTTTCTGGGGCACTGCTTTCCCATCTGGCTGGGCTTCAGGGGCGGCAAGGGTGTCGCCACCTTCCTTGGCACGCTCATTGCGCTGCATTGGCCCCTGGGCCTGATTGCCTGCGCCATCTGGCTTCTGACGGCGCTGGTCAGCCGGATCAGCAGCCTCTCGGCACTACTGGCCGCGGCACTGACCCCTGTCTTCGCCTGGGCGCTTGGCCGCAATGACCTGATCCTTGTCACTTCGTTCATGGCCGCGCTGATCTTCCTGCGCCACCACGCCAATATCCGCAGACTTCTGCAGGGAACCGAGCCACGCATCGGCAAGAAGTCCTAG
- a CDS encoding porin yields the protein MRSFPRLSVMTLSSAFFLTTAPVWAGPVYENSSGGSFTFYGQFSPAYADFDDGSDSKGEGADNAKSNSRVGFTLAQPFGDYELGFKFETALGLRQTSSISQLYTPDGLHWDRQKLRHVDFSLKTPGYGTFYLGQGSMASDNIGDRSYSGATLAGDIAIGDVVGGYLLRRSNGVLSDVTVADAFANFDGGRLGRVRYDSPDFNGFTLRAAYGRNILDSDNGDDYWDVAMAYENELASGTKLTAGVGYMYRDREDPNAEDIKDTFVSGSVLLTSGFNFTLAAGDRNGAGAYYYGSAGYNADWVSWGGTAVTIDYYNGDDMVTEGDSAESWGVQMVQAVDRYDIDLYAGYRRYDYDDNVSDFQNASSYMVGARWKF from the coding sequence ATGCGCAGTTTTCCCCGGCTTTCCGTCATGACCCTGTCATCGGCCTTTTTCCTGACCACCGCGCCCGTCTGGGCCGGACCGGTCTATGAAAACAGCTCTGGCGGGTCTTTCACCTTTTACGGGCAGTTCAGCCCTGCCTATGCCGACTTCGACGATGGCAGCGACAGCAAGGGAGAGGGCGCGGATAACGCCAAGTCCAATTCCCGCGTCGGCTTCACGCTGGCCCAGCCTTTCGGCGATTACGAACTGGGCTTCAAATTCGAAACCGCGCTTGGCCTGCGCCAGACCTCGTCCATCAGCCAGCTTTACACGCCGGACGGTCTGCACTGGGACCGCCAGAAGCTGCGGCATGTCGATTTCTCGCTGAAGACGCCGGGCTACGGCACCTTCTATCTGGGTCAGGGCAGCATGGCCTCGGATAATATCGGCGATCGCAGCTATTCAGGCGCGACGCTGGCGGGCGATATCGCCATCGGCGATGTCGTGGGCGGCTATCTGCTGCGCCGCTCGAATGGTGTGCTGAGCGATGTGACCGTGGCCGATGCCTTTGCCAATTTCGACGGTGGCCGTCTGGGCCGCGTGCGCTATGACAGCCCCGATTTCAACGGCTTCACCCTGCGGGCGGCCTATGGGCGCAATATTCTGGATAGCGATAATGGCGATGATTATTGGGATGTCGCCATGGCCTATGAAAACGAACTGGCCAGCGGCACGAAGCTGACGGCGGGCGTCGGCTATATGTATCGCGACCGCGAAGACCCGAATGCCGAGGATATCAAGGATACCTTCGTGTCGGGTTCTGTGCTGCTGACGTCAGGCTTCAACTTCACGCTGGCTGCGGGTGACCGGAACGGGGCGGGCGCCTATTACTATGGCTCGGCCGGGTACAATGCCGATTGGGTCAGCTGGGGCGGCACCGCCGTCACGATCGACTATTACAACGGCGATGACATGGTGACCGAGGGCGACAGCGCGGAAAGCTGGGGCGTGCAGATGGTGCAGGCGGTGGATCGCTATGACATCGACCTCTATGCCGGTTATCGGCGCTATGACTATGACGACAATGTCAGCGATTTCCAGAACGCCTCGTCCTATATGGTCGGCGCGCGCTGGAAGTTCTGA
- a CDS encoding valine--tRNA ligase — protein MSMDKSFDASTAEARIAAEWEKTGAFAAGANASRSDTFTVMIPPPNVTGSLHIGHALNNTLQDILIRWHRMRGFDTLWQPGQDHAGIATQMVVERQMAERQEPGRRDIGREAFVDKIWAWKQESGGTIMNQLKRLGASCDWSRNAFTMSGAPGAPAGEEGNFHDAVIRVFVDLYNKGIIYRGKRLVNWDPRFETAISDLEVENREVPGHMWHFKYPLAGGETYEYVERDADGNVTLRETRDYISIATTRPETMLGDGAVAVHPDDARYAPIVGKLVEIPVGPKEYRRLIPIITDDYPDPDFGSGAVKITGAHDFNDYGVATRNNIPLYALMDTKGAMRADGLSYADSAQIATRAARGEDVGDVSNVNLVPEDLRGLDRYDARKQVIDQINAEGLAVTYLHKEIDPETGAEHLEERPVVEAKPIMQPFGDRSGVVIEPMLTDQWFVDTARIVQPAIDAVRDGRTQILPEQHKKVYFNWLENIEPWTISRQLWWGHQIPVWYDNRGNQYCAASYDEVVAQVRKQYGADVEIGERITDDNFTIDGHRREPNPSESMFGDPRGELKTTKVVLERDPDVLDTWFSSGLWPIGTLGWPEDTPELQKYFPTDVLVTGFDIIFFWVARMMMMQLEVMGDIPFHTVYVHGLVRDEKGAKMSKSKGNVIDPLTLIDEYGADALRFTLTSMAAMGRDPKLGPKHVEANRNFVTKIWNATRFAEMKGVRGGGPRPDPSHTVNRWIIAEVARIRMATDEALASYRFNDAATGLYAFVWGKVCDWYVEFSKPLFDGEYADETRATMGWVLDQCFTLLHPIMPFVTEELWALTGDRGKMLVHGEWPDYGAELIDADADRQMNWVIALIEAIRSARAQMGVPASARLDLIVTEADEAARAALTANSPLIERLARVNAPQDGAAGKGMISVAASSASFALPIGDVIDVASERARLEKALAKSEKDAGGLRGRLSNPKFVENAGEEVVEETRAKLAALDDDLARIRAALAQLQAM, from the coding sequence GGCCGAGCGTCAGGAACCCGGCCGACGCGACATCGGGCGCGAGGCTTTTGTCGACAAGATCTGGGCCTGGAAACAGGAATCCGGCGGCACGATCATGAACCAGCTGAAACGCCTTGGCGCCAGCTGCGACTGGTCGCGCAATGCCTTTACCATGTCGGGCGCGCCCGGCGCCCCTGCGGGGGAAGAGGGCAATTTCCACGACGCCGTGATCCGGGTTTTCGTGGATCTCTATAACAAGGGGATCATCTATCGCGGCAAGCGGCTGGTGAACTGGGATCCCCGCTTCGAAACCGCGATTTCCGATCTTGAGGTCGAGAACCGCGAGGTTCCGGGCCATATGTGGCATTTCAAATACCCGCTGGCCGGCGGCGAAACCTATGAATATGTCGAGCGTGACGCGGACGGCAATGTCACCCTGCGCGAGACGCGCGATTATATCTCCATCGCGACGACGCGCCCCGAAACCATGCTGGGCGATGGCGCGGTGGCCGTGCATCCCGATGATGCCCGCTATGCGCCCATCGTCGGCAAGCTGGTTGAAATTCCGGTCGGACCCAAGGAATATCGCCGCCTGATCCCGATCATCACCGACGACTATCCCGATCCCGATTTCGGTTCGGGCGCGGTCAAGATCACCGGCGCGCATGACTTCAACGATTACGGCGTCGCCACCCGGAACAATATCCCGCTTTACGCGCTGATGGATACCAAGGGCGCGATGCGCGCCGACGGTCTGTCTTATGCCGATAGCGCGCAGATCGCGACCCGCGCCGCGCGGGGCGAGGATGTGGGCGATGTCTCGAACGTCAATCTGGTGCCCGAGGATCTGCGCGGTCTGGATCGCTATGACGCCCGCAAGCAGGTGATCGACCAGATCAATGCCGAAGGGCTGGCGGTGACCTATCTGCACAAGGAAATCGACCCCGAAACCGGCGCGGAGCATCTGGAAGAACGCCCGGTCGTCGAGGCCAAGCCGATCATGCAGCCCTTTGGCGACCGCTCGGGCGTGGTGATCGAGCCGATGCTGACCGATCAGTGGTTCGTGGATACCGCGCGGATCGTCCAGCCCGCGATCGATGCCGTGCGCGACGGCCGCACCCAGATCCTGCCCGAGCAGCACAAGAAGGTCTATTTCAACTGGCTGGAAAATATCGAACCCTGGACCATTTCCCGCCAGTTGTGGTGGGGGCACCAGATCCCGGTCTGGTATGACAACCGAGGCAACCAGTATTGCGCCGCTAGCTACGATGAAGTTGTTGCCCAGGTTCGCAAACAATATGGCGCAGACGTCGAAATTGGCGAGCGCATCACGGACGACAATTTCACTATCGACGGCCATCGAAGAGAGCCCAATCCCAGCGAGAGTATGTTCGGCGATCCGCGCGGCGAACTAAAGACTACAAAGGTTGTGTTGGAACGCGATCCCGATGTGCTGGATACCTGGTTCTCGTCCGGCCTCTGGCCCATCGGCACGCTGGGCTGGCCCGAAGACACGCCGGAACTGCAGAAATATTTCCCGACCGATGTGCTGGTCACAGGCTTTGACATCATCTTCTTCTGGGTCGCCCGGATGATGATGATGCAGCTTGAGGTGATGGGCGATATCCCCTTCCACACGGTCTATGTCCACGGGCTGGTGCGCGATGAAAAAGGCGCCAAGATGTCGAAGTCGAAAGGCAATGTCATCGACCCGCTGACGCTGATCGACGAATACGGCGCCGATGCGCTGCGCTTTACCCTGACCAGCATGGCCGCGATGGGCCGTGACCCCAAGCTGGGGCCGAAACATGTCGAGGCGAACCGCAATTTCGTCACCAAGATCTGGAACGCCACGCGCTTTGCCGAAATGAAGGGCGTGCGCGGCGGCGGTCCGCGCCCCGATCCCAGCCACACCGTCAACCGCTGGATCATCGCCGAGGTCGCGCGCATCCGCATGGCCACGGATGAGGCGCTGGCGAGCTATCGCTTCAACGATGCAGCGACCGGGCTTTATGCCTTTGTCTGGGGCAAGGTCTGCGACTGGTATGTCGAATTCTCGAAACCGCTTTTCGATGGCGAATATGCCGATGAGACCCGCGCCACGATGGGCTGGGTGTTGGATCAGTGCTTTACCCTGCTGCATCCGATCATGCCCTTTGTCACCGAAGAGCTGTGGGCGCTGACCGGGGATCGCGGCAAGATGCTGGTCCATGGCGAATGGCCTGACTATGGCGCCGAACTGATCGATGCCGATGCCGACCGGCAGATGAACTGGGTCATCGCGCTGATCGAGGCGATCCGCTCGGCGCGCGCGCAGATGGGCGTGCCCGCAAGCGCGCGACTGGATCTGATCGTGACCGAGGCTGATGAGGCTGCCCGCGCCGCGCTGACCGCTAATAGCCCGCTGATCGAACGTCTGGCGCGGGTGAATGCACCGCAGGATGGCGCGGCGGGCAAGGGCATGATTTCGGTCGCGGCCAGCAGTGCCAGCTTTGCCCTGCCCATCGGCGATGTGATCGACGTGGCCTCGGAAAGGGCGCGTCTGGAAAAGGCGCTGGCCAAGTCCGAAAAGGATGCAGGCGGGCTGCGCGGGCGGCTGTCCAATCCCAAATTCGTCGAGAATGCGGGCGAAGAGGTGGTCGAGGAAACCCGCGCCAAGCTGGCCGCGCTGGACGACGACCTGGCCCGGATCCGCGCCGCGCTGGCACAGTTGCAGGCCATGTGA